A DNA window from Jaculus jaculus isolate mJacJac1 chromosome 1, mJacJac1.mat.Y.cur, whole genome shotgun sequence contains the following coding sequences:
- the Vps37c gene encoding vacuolar protein sorting-associated protein 37C isoform X1: METLKDKTLKELEEMQNDPETIDRLVLESPEVQDLQLEREMALATNRSLAERNLEFQGPLEISRSNLSDKYQELRKLVERCQEQKAKLEKFSSALQPGTLLDLLQIEGMKIEEESEAMAEKFLEGEVPLETFLEAFSSMRTLSHLRRVRVEKLQDVVRRPRAAQDLAGDAPPPRPPPPRPAPQATPPVVEEQLPAQPQPSVVPPYPLPYSPSPGRPMGPTAQGALQPAPFPVVAQPTSYGGPLGPPYPSAQPGPRAAVGYSWSPQRSTPPRPGYPVAPTSNSGHGYPPVGGRTPSPGYPQQSYLPTGGKPPYPTQPQIPGFPGQPQPSVPPQPPYPQGPAPPYGFPPAPGPAWPGY; encoded by the exons ATGGAGACGCTAAAAGACAAGACCCTGAAGGAGCTGGAGGAGATGCAGAATGACCCCGAAACCATTGACCGGCTGGTGCTGGAGTCCCCTGAG GTCCAGGACCTGCAGCTTGAACGGGAAATGGCACTGGCCACTAACAGGAGTCTAGCTGAGCGGAACCTGGAGTTCCAAGGCCCCCTGGAGATCAGCCGCTCTAACCTCTCAGACAAATACCAAGAGCTGCGGAAGCTTGTGGAGCGGTGCCAAGAGCAGAAGGCCAAGCTGG AGAAGTTTTCTTCAGCATTACAGCCGGGAACCTTGTTGGACCTTCTGCAAATCGAAGGCATGAAGATTGAGGAGGAGTCAGAG GCCATGGCTGAGAAGTTCCTGGAGGGTGAGGTGCCCCTGGAAACATTTCTGGAGGCCTTTTCTTCCATGAGGACACTGTCACATCTGCGCCGGGTCCGTGTAGAGAAGCTTCAGGATGTGGTGAGGAGGCCCCGAGCTGCCCAGGACCTGGCTGGTGATGCCCCTCCACCACGCCCACCGCCCCCGCGGCCAGCTCCCCAGGCAACACCTCCTGTGGTCGAAGAGCAGCTGCCAGCACAGCCACAGCCGTCCGTCGTACCTCCCTACCCTTTGCCCTACAGCCCGTCTCCAGGCCGGCCCATGGGCCCCACAGCGCAAGGAGCTCTGCAGCCAGCCCCTTTCCCTGTGGTGGCCCAACCCACCTCCTACGGTGGGCCTCTGGGTCCTCCTTACCCTTCAGCCCAGCCAGGACCCAGGGCTGCTGTGGGCTACTCCTGGTCCCCACAGAGGAGCACTCCACCTCGACCTGGCTATCCTGTAGCTCCCACTAGCAACTCTGGCCATGGGTATCCCCCGGTGGGGGGCCGAACCCCTAGTCCTGGTTATCCCCAACAGTCCTATCTCCCAACAGGAGGAAAACCTCCCTACCCAACTCAGCCCCAGATACCAGGCTTCCCAGGACAGCCTCAGCCCTCAGTGCCCCCTCAGCCCCCATATCCCCAAGGGCCTGCTCCTCCCTACGGCTTCCCCCCTGCCCCTGGGCCCGCTTGGCCTGGGTATTAG
- the Vps37c gene encoding vacuolar protein sorting-associated protein 37C isoform X2: protein MALATNRSLAERNLEFQGPLEISRSNLSDKYQELRKLVERCQEQKAKLEKFSSALQPGTLLDLLQIEGMKIEEESEAMAEKFLEGEVPLETFLEAFSSMRTLSHLRRVRVEKLQDVVRRPRAAQDLAGDAPPPRPPPPRPAPQATPPVVEEQLPAQPQPSVVPPYPLPYSPSPGRPMGPTAQGALQPAPFPVVAQPTSYGGPLGPPYPSAQPGPRAAVGYSWSPQRSTPPRPGYPVAPTSNSGHGYPPVGGRTPSPGYPQQSYLPTGGKPPYPTQPQIPGFPGQPQPSVPPQPPYPQGPAPPYGFPPAPGPAWPGY, encoded by the exons ATGGCACTGGCCACTAACAGGAGTCTAGCTGAGCGGAACCTGGAGTTCCAAGGCCCCCTGGAGATCAGCCGCTCTAACCTCTCAGACAAATACCAAGAGCTGCGGAAGCTTGTGGAGCGGTGCCAAGAGCAGAAGGCCAAGCTGG AGAAGTTTTCTTCAGCATTACAGCCGGGAACCTTGTTGGACCTTCTGCAAATCGAAGGCATGAAGATTGAGGAGGAGTCAGAG GCCATGGCTGAGAAGTTCCTGGAGGGTGAGGTGCCCCTGGAAACATTTCTGGAGGCCTTTTCTTCCATGAGGACACTGTCACATCTGCGCCGGGTCCGTGTAGAGAAGCTTCAGGATGTGGTGAGGAGGCCCCGAGCTGCCCAGGACCTGGCTGGTGATGCCCCTCCACCACGCCCACCGCCCCCGCGGCCAGCTCCCCAGGCAACACCTCCTGTGGTCGAAGAGCAGCTGCCAGCACAGCCACAGCCGTCCGTCGTACCTCCCTACCCTTTGCCCTACAGCCCGTCTCCAGGCCGGCCCATGGGCCCCACAGCGCAAGGAGCTCTGCAGCCAGCCCCTTTCCCTGTGGTGGCCCAACCCACCTCCTACGGTGGGCCTCTGGGTCCTCCTTACCCTTCAGCCCAGCCAGGACCCAGGGCTGCTGTGGGCTACTCCTGGTCCCCACAGAGGAGCACTCCACCTCGACCTGGCTATCCTGTAGCTCCCACTAGCAACTCTGGCCATGGGTATCCCCCGGTGGGGGGCCGAACCCCTAGTCCTGGTTATCCCCAACAGTCCTATCTCCCAACAGGAGGAAAACCTCCCTACCCAACTCAGCCCCAGATACCAGGCTTCCCAGGACAGCCTCAGCCCTCAGTGCCCCCTCAGCCCCCATATCCCCAAGGGCCTGCTCCTCCCTACGGCTTCCCCCCTGCCCCTGGGCCCGCTTGGCCTGGGTATTAG